One genomic window of Camelina sativa cultivar DH55 chromosome 5, Cs, whole genome shotgun sequence includes the following:
- the LOC104785882 gene encoding nucleolar protein 12-like yields MSEEEEDEEEEEEEEYEESEEDDNVRIYDSDEEYEDVDEAMARESRCAEEERSKKKNDERQKKWRMMNSWKVGLGAEEDVDVVVRKDMREETREWTKHGGEVEEAVSDLELSIFFFLIDEFSHELVSSSP; encoded by the coding sequence AtgtcggaagaagaagaggacgaagaagaagaagaagaggaagagtatgAGGAGAGCGAGGAAGACGATAACGTAAGGATTTACGATTCAGATGAAGAATATGAGGACGTAGATGAAGCGATGGCACGAGAGAGCCGATGCGCAGAAGAGGAGaggagtaagaagaagaatgatgagAGGCAGAAGAAATGGAGGATGATGAACTCATGGAAGGTAGGGTTGGGAGCAGAGGAGGATGTGGACGTGGTGGTGCGGAAAGATATGAGAGAGGAGACCAGAGAATGGACAAAACACGGTGGAGAAGTGGAAGAGGCCGTGTCCGATCTCGAGctctctattttcttctttttgattgatGAATTTTCCCACGAacttgtctcttcttctccatga